A region of Pseudomonas cavernicola DNA encodes the following proteins:
- a CDS encoding ABC transporter permease → MASQIKMAGVQSEQLAQPAGGAARAASTRKSTQTVPMKQSNEASLRWRGAQNLLPALIFLGLFFLLPLIALLLRGVLEPTPGLGNYEQLFANSAYARVLFNTFAVAGLVTLISLLLGFPLAWAVTLAPRGWGRWLLSIVLLSMWTSLLARSYSWLVLLQSTGVINKLLIALGIIDQPLELVHNLSGVVIGMSYIMIPFIVLPLQATMSAIDPMVLQAGSICGASQWTNFYRVFLPLCRPGLFSGGLMVFVMSLGYYVTPSLLGGAQNMMLPEFIVQQVQSFLNWGLASAAAALLIVLTLALFYLYLKLQPESPVGSSNSR, encoded by the coding sequence CCGAGCAATTAGCCCAGCCTGCCGGTGGCGCAGCCCGCGCCGCCAGCACGCGAAAAAGCACCCAGACCGTGCCGATGAAACAAAGCAACGAAGCCTCTCTGCGCTGGCGCGGCGCGCAAAACCTGTTGCCGGCGCTGATTTTCCTCGGCCTGTTCTTCCTGCTGCCGCTGATCGCCCTGCTACTGCGCGGCGTGCTCGAGCCCACGCCGGGGCTGGGCAACTACGAACAGTTGTTCGCCAACTCGGCTTACGCACGGGTGCTGTTCAACACCTTCGCCGTCGCCGGCCTGGTTACCCTGATCAGCCTGCTGCTGGGCTTCCCGCTGGCCTGGGCTGTTACCCTCGCCCCGCGTGGCTGGGGCCGCTGGCTGCTGAGCATCGTGCTGTTGTCGATGTGGACCAGCCTGCTGGCACGTAGCTACTCCTGGCTGGTGCTGCTGCAATCGACCGGGGTGATCAACAAGCTGCTGATCGCGCTAGGCATCATCGATCAACCGCTGGAGCTGGTGCATAACCTCAGCGGCGTGGTGATCGGCATGAGCTACATCATGATCCCGTTCATCGTCCTGCCGCTGCAGGCGACCATGTCGGCGATCGACCCGATGGTGCTGCAAGCCGGCTCTATCTGCGGCGCCAGCCAGTGGACCAACTTCTACCGGGTGTTCCTGCCGCTGTGCCGACCGGGGCTGTTTTCCGGCGGGCTGATGGTCTTCGTCATGTCGCTGGGTTACTACGTGACGCCCTCCTTGCTGGGCGGGGCGCAGAACATGATGCTGCCCGAGTTCATCGTCCAGCAGGTGCAGTCCTTCCTCAACTGGGGATTGGCCAGCGCCGCAGCCGCACTGCTGATCGTGCTCACCCTGGCGCTGTTCTACCTCTACTTGAAGCTGCAACCGGAATCCCCGGTCGGCTCCAGCAACTCGAGGTAA
- a CDS encoding ABC transporter permease: MLLTPNALGPNLRRSLYLTTGLIALFLLLPIVFIVLLSFGSSQWLVFPPPGYTLKWYEQFFANPEWIGAALTSLRVAVLTTICAVALGLPCAFALVRGRFPGRDLLYAFFTLPMIVPLVIIAVAVYALFLKLGYTGTLFSFVVSHVIVALPFTIISIINSLKLFDQSIEDAAVICGASRLQAVFKVTFPAIRPGLVAGALFAFLVSWDEVVLSVMMASPNLQTLPVKMWTTLRQDLTPVIAVASTLLIALSVLVMGIAAGLKRRNETRA, translated from the coding sequence ATGTTACTGACCCCCAATGCACTCGGCCCGAACCTGCGCCGCAGCCTGTACCTGACTACCGGCCTGATCGCGCTGTTCCTGCTGCTACCGATCGTGTTCATCGTGCTGCTCTCGTTCGGCTCCTCACAGTGGCTGGTATTCCCGCCGCCGGGCTACACCCTGAAGTGGTACGAGCAGTTCTTCGCCAACCCGGAATGGATCGGCGCCGCACTGACCAGCCTTAGGGTCGCGGTACTGACCACGATCTGCGCGGTGGCTCTCGGCCTGCCGTGCGCCTTCGCCCTGGTCCGCGGTCGCTTCCCCGGGCGTGACTTGCTGTACGCGTTCTTCACCCTACCGATGATCGTGCCGCTGGTGATCATCGCCGTGGCGGTCTACGCGCTGTTCCTCAAGCTCGGCTACACCGGCACGCTGTTCTCCTTCGTGGTCAGCCACGTGATAGTCGCGCTGCCGTTCACCATCATCTCGATCATCAACTCGCTGAAGCTGTTCGACCAGTCGATCGAGGATGCCGCGGTGATCTGCGGTGCCTCGCGGCTGCAGGCGGTGTTCAAGGTCACCTTCCCGGCGATCCGCCCCGGCCTGGTTGCCGGCGCCCTGTTCGCCTTCCTGGTGTCGTGGGACGAGGTGGTGCTGAGCGTGATGATGGCCAGCCCGAACCTGCAGACCCTACCCGTGAAAATGTGGACCACCTTGCGCCAGGACCTGACCCCGGTGATCGCCGTCGCCTCGACGCTGCTGATCGCCCTATCGGTACTGGTCATGGGCATTGCCGCCGGCCTCAAGCGCCGCAACGAAACTCGCGCCTGA